From Bacillota bacterium, the proteins below share one genomic window:
- a CDS encoding cytochrome c oxidase subunit 3 family protein, which yields MFRRRQPLVQEQGRQTLSIQFDTPEQQTESYIVGMWTFLVTEIMFFGAVFAIYLVYRVANHDVFYLAHLKLDIPLGFFNTLVLLTSSLTMALTVHFAQRGDARKQLLFLLVTMALACTFLVVKGFEYHHKYVEGLIPGPNFRFEPVEHLRVAQLFFSLYFAMTGLHALHVAIGVLVMAIMAVLIAIRHPSVQDFVPVEMVGLYWHFVDIVWIFLFPLLYLIPR from the coding sequence ATGTTCAGGAGGAGACAGCCATTGGTGCAGGAACAAGGCAGACAGACGCTTAGCATCCAGTTCGATACACCGGAACAGCAGACCGAGTCCTACATCGTCGGGATGTGGACTTTCCTGGTCACCGAAATTATGTTCTTCGGTGCGGTGTTTGCCATCTATCTGGTGTACCGTGTGGCGAATCACGACGTGTTTTACCTCGCCCACCTGAAGCTGGACATCCCGCTGGGCTTTTTCAACACGCTGGTTCTGCTGACCAGCAGCCTGACGATGGCGCTCACGGTTCACTTCGCTCAGCGAGGAGATGCCCGCAAGCAACTACTGTTTCTGCTGGTAACCATGGCGCTGGCGTGTACCTTTTTGGTGGTGAAAGGCTTCGAGTATCACCACAAATACGTGGAGGGGCTCATCCCAGGACCGAACTTCCGCTTTGAACCGGTGGAACACTTGCGGGTGGCGCAGCTCTTCTTCAGCCTTTACTTTGCCATGACGGGTTTGCACGCGCTGCACGTAGCCATTGGCGTACTGGTCATGGCAATCATGGCGGTGCTTATCGCCATCCGCCATCCCAGCGTACAGGACTTTGTGCCGGTGGAGATGGTGGGGCTATACTGGCACTTCGTGGACATCGTCTGGATATTCCTGTTCCCGCTACTGTATCTGATTCCGAGGTGA
- a CDS encoding cytochrome C oxidase subunit IV family protein: MANEHDSHIHIVPIRVYLIVYVALLVLLVATVGAAYLPGHHTVLNNIIALTIAIVKAVLVVLYFMHVRYGTRLTWVWASAGFFWLVILFILTLGDYFTRHWIPMRGWE, from the coding sequence ATGGCAAACGAACACGATTCCCATATCCACATCGTACCAATCAGGGTGTATCTGATAGTGTACGTCGCGCTGCTGGTTCTGTTGGTAGCGACGGTGGGCGCAGCCTACCTGCCAGGGCACCATACCGTGCTGAACAACATCATCGCACTCACCATCGCCATAGTCAAGGCGGTGCTGGTGGTGCTCTACTTCATGCACGTGCGGTACGGCACGCGCCTGACCTGGGTATGGGCTTCCGCCGGGTTCTTCTGGCTGGTGATACTGTTCATCCTCACGCTGGGCGATTACTTCACACGCCACTGGATTCCCATGCGAGGCTGGGAGTAG
- the amrS gene encoding AmmeMemoRadiSam system radical SAM enzyme, which yields MSPLATPTTTRSLAEVLDSLTREAEVYRPLENGSVQCFACAHRCIIREGRRGVCQVRFNQGGKLYAPWGYVCGLNVDPIEKKPFFHVMPGSRTLTFGMLGCDLHCAYCQNWISSQALRDPAAGAPVDRILPEEMVELALRYNSPFITSSYNEPLITAEWAVSVFKAAQPHGIRGLFVSNGNLTPEVLDYLRPYLAGYKIDLKSMNDRSYRQLGTTLQKVLDGIRLVHQSGLWLEVVTLVVPGFNDSDEELRDAAKFLVSLSPDIPWHVTAFHRDYKMLDHDDTDVRTLLRAAEIGRSEGLRYVYAGNIPGAVGKWENTYCPQCDALLVKRWGFRVLENHLTGSGRCPKCETAIPGVWS from the coding sequence ATGTCTCCGTTAGCAACTCCGACCACAACCCGTTCGCTGGCAGAAGTGCTGGATAGCCTGACGCGCGAGGCGGAGGTGTACCGTCCTCTGGAGAATGGGTCGGTACAGTGTTTTGCCTGCGCTCACCGGTGCATCATCCGCGAGGGACGACGGGGCGTTTGTCAGGTGCGCTTTAATCAGGGAGGCAAGCTTTACGCCCCGTGGGGATACGTCTGCGGGCTGAACGTCGACCCCATCGAGAAAAAGCCGTTCTTCCACGTGATGCCGGGCTCACGAACATTGACCTTCGGGATGCTGGGATGCGACCTGCACTGCGCGTACTGTCAGAACTGGATTAGCTCGCAGGCATTGCGAGACCCCGCCGCCGGTGCGCCCGTCGACCGCATCCTGCCCGAAGAGATGGTGGAACTCGCCCTGCGCTACAACTCGCCGTTCATCACCAGCTCGTACAATGAGCCACTCATTACCGCCGAGTGGGCGGTGAGCGTCTTCAAGGCAGCGCAACCGCATGGTATTCGCGGGCTGTTCGTCTCCAACGGCAATCTCACGCCAGAAGTGCTGGACTATCTGCGCCCTTATCTGGCGGGCTACAAAATCGATCTCAAAAGCATGAACGACCGCAGTTATCGCCAGCTGGGAACCACTCTCCAGAAAGTGCTGGATGGCATTCGTCTGGTGCACCAGTCGGGTCTCTGGCTCGAGGTGGTAACGCTGGTGGTACCCGGCTTCAACGACAGCGATGAGGAGCTGCGTGATGCGGCAAAGTTTCTCGTCTCCCTTTCGCCCGACATCCCATGGCACGTAACGGCGTTCCACCGCGACTACAAAATGCTGGATCATGATGATACCGACGTACGCACCCTGCTACGGGCGGCGGAAATCGGGCGCAGTGAGGGGCTTCGCTACGTGTACGCGGGCAATATCCCGGGTGCGGTCGGCAAATGGGAGAACACCTATTGCCCGCAGTGTGACGCCCTGCTGGTGAAGCGGTGGGGCTTCCGAGTACTGGAGAACCATTTGACCGGTTCGGGCAGGTGTCCCAAATGCGAGACAGCCATACCCGGAGTATGGTCATAG
- a CDS encoding bifunctional homocysteine S-methyltransferase/methylenetetrahydrofolate reductase, whose product MKRERFLEILRGGVLIADGAMGTMLQRLGLQPPYELTNLVQPDAVRQVHRSYIEAGARLIETNTFGANRVKLATHGAGHLVREMNLAAVRLAREAAGDVPVIVAGAVGPVGKPLAPIGQIAPQEAGEAFREQIEVLLEAGVDLVMLETFTHLDELRIALEQLRALDSEIPVIAQKAFIEDGETLAAGLPAQVARTLEEWGVDVIGANCVVGPQRMVGILQGMASATSLPLSVMPTPGLPQYQRGEVTFEAQSDYFAQYGEQFARIGVNIIGGCCGTTPTHIRAVAERLQGVKPRPRRAPAKVKEVVKPEDLPQAEPSQLAGKLGRKYVIAVELDLPRGLDVTKVLDGARSLKEHGVDVIDISDGARARLRMNPIAISHLIQEQVGIEVMMHFACRDRNLLAIQADLLGAHALGIRNILAITGDPALIGDYPTATSVFDIDAIGLVRILRRFNEGVDLAGNSIGMRTAFTIAVAYNPLAYDQKAEDERLQRKASEGAHLVYTQPIFDIAVLERASETVNRLGLPLLVGVLPLRSARHAEFMHHEVPGVLIPDPIRKRLEGLDDADARKYGLDVAKEFALQARKLSQGIYLMPPFGNHKVAEAVIDILAE is encoded by the coding sequence ATGAAGCGTGAGAGGTTTCTAGAGATTCTTCGCGGCGGCGTGCTGATTGCCGACGGGGCGATGGGCACGATGCTACAACGCCTTGGTCTGCAACCACCCTACGAACTGACGAACCTTGTGCAACCCGATGCGGTGAGGCAGGTTCACCGTTCGTATATCGAGGCGGGTGCGCGGCTGATCGAGACCAACACCTTTGGTGCGAACCGCGTGAAACTGGCGACGCACGGAGCGGGGCACCTGGTGCGCGAGATGAATCTGGCGGCGGTGCGTCTGGCGCGCGAAGCGGCGGGCGATGTGCCCGTCATCGTGGCTGGAGCGGTGGGTCCCGTCGGCAAGCCGCTGGCTCCAATTGGGCAGATAGCCCCTCAAGAGGCTGGGGAAGCCTTCCGCGAACAGATAGAGGTGCTGCTGGAGGCGGGCGTAGACCTCGTCATGCTGGAGACCTTCACACACCTCGACGAGCTGCGCATCGCGCTGGAGCAGCTACGTGCGCTGGACTCGGAGATACCTGTCATTGCGCAGAAGGCATTTATCGAGGACGGCGAGACGCTGGCGGCGGGCTTGCCTGCGCAGGTGGCGCGCACGCTGGAGGAGTGGGGTGTAGACGTCATCGGCGCGAACTGCGTGGTCGGTCCGCAGCGCATGGTGGGCATTCTGCAAGGGATGGCCTCCGCTACCAGTCTGCCCCTTTCGGTGATGCCCACGCCGGGCCTGCCACAGTACCAGCGGGGCGAGGTCACCTTTGAGGCGCAGTCGGATTACTTCGCCCAGTATGGCGAGCAGTTCGCGCGAATTGGGGTGAACATCATTGGCGGCTGTTGTGGAACCACGCCCACGCACATCCGCGCGGTAGCGGAACGCCTGCAAGGGGTGAAACCGCGCCCGCGGCGCGCGCCCGCAAAAGTCAAAGAGGTGGTCAAGCCCGAGGATCTGCCCCAGGCGGAACCGTCGCAACTGGCGGGCAAGCTGGGTAGAAAGTACGTGATTGCCGTGGAGCTCGACCTGCCGCGTGGGCTGGATGTCACAAAGGTGTTGGATGGCGCACGCTCATTAAAGGAGCATGGGGTGGATGTTATCGACATCTCCGACGGCGCGCGGGCGCGTTTGCGGATGAACCCCATCGCCATCTCACACCTGATTCAAGAGCAGGTGGGCATCGAGGTGATGATGCACTTCGCCTGCCGCGACCGCAACCTGCTGGCGATCCAAGCAGACCTGTTGGGGGCGCACGCACTGGGCATCCGCAACATTCTGGCAATCACGGGCGATCCTGCGCTAATTGGCGATTACCCGACGGCGACCTCCGTATTCGACATTGACGCCATTGGACTGGTGCGCATCCTGCGCCGCTTCAATGAGGGCGTAGACCTCGCGGGTAACAGTATCGGCATGCGCACCGCGTTCACCATTGCGGTTGCCTACAACCCGCTCGCCTACGACCAGAAGGCGGAAGACGAACGGCTACAACGGAAGGCGTCAGAAGGGGCGCATCTGGTGTACACTCAGCCGATTTTCGATATCGCGGTGCTCGAGAGGGCGTCGGAGACGGTGAACAGGTTGGGGTTGCCTCTGCTGGTTGGCGTTCTGCCCCTGCGCAGCGCACGGCACGCTGAGTTCATGCACCACGAGGTGCCGGGTGTACTGATACCCGACCCCATCCGCAAGCGATTGGAGGGACTCGACGATGCAGACGCCCGCAAATACGGTCTGGACGTGGCGAAGGAGTTTGCTCTGCAGGCAAGAAAGCTGAGTCAGGGCATCTATCTGATGCCACCTTTTGGTAACCATAAGGTGGCGGAAGCCGTCATCGATATATTGGCAGAATAA
- a CDS encoding TlpA family protein disulfide reductase — MVLSFGNIGNPFWTRAVLFLEKLHQQYAPRGVIIVAVALDTDKQAVKAFVDKHKLTLPVAVDSEKLTGAELYKVTALPTTVFTDRSHRVTMRQLGFSKQHEKLFEDEIRKLAQ, encoded by the coding sequence GTGGTGCTGAGCTTCGGCAACATCGGCAACCCGTTCTGGACCCGGGCGGTCCTATTCCTCGAGAAACTCCATCAACAGTACGCTCCCAGAGGCGTGATCATTGTAGCCGTTGCGCTCGACACCGACAAACAGGCGGTGAAAGCGTTTGTGGATAAGCACAAACTCACCCTGCCTGTAGCGGTAGACAGCGAAAAGCTCACGGGCGCAGAACTCTACAAAGTAACCGCGCTACCCACGACGGTCTTTACCGACCGTTCCCACCGGGTGACCATGCGTCAACTGGGCTTCAGCAAACAGCACGAGAAGCTGTTTGAAGACGAGATACGCAAGCTGGCGCAATAG
- a CDS encoding UPF0182 family protein yields the protein MKTRYPLTVEGERRRLWLWLLVGALVLLQILVVAVRFYTDWLWFAELGYTALFARIWSTRLALFGVFSLLFFAILYLNLRLAYRLSMGMDEEWEERLRIRLGIAVPRTSQPFIFWAVLLLALLVGSQSASHWEQWLLFRYAQPFGVRDPLFGHDVAFYMFRLPFWRYLHTWFTFVLIATLLITTAYYYINRGFEVFGTLTAFSPGVKPHLFLLAAACLVLWGVGYWLDRYDVLFIPNRIFTGAGYVETTVRLPGLYLLLAISLLTAGSLVWNIRGGRLLRLPLMMLATLVGASVLVHAVIPAAVQNAIVNPNEWGLQKPYIERHLTATRQAFGLDNVEERTFEANTNLTVADLQRNNQTLSNVRIWDYQPLQMIFNSLQSFKQYYKFNDVDVDRYTLGNEYRQVMVAARELSQPDLPASSKTWQNLRLQYTHGYGVVMTAVNTATAQGQPEYLVRDIPPQSKVPLRLERPEIYYGEVTDNPVIVDSKLEEFDYPTLQSGVEGENQYTRYQGTGGIPIGRNLLAKLAYAFRMGDSYLLLSGDLTPNSRLLFRRNIRERMQAITPFLMHDRDPYIVVADGKLWWICDAYTVSDRYPYAKTLDIALDAFRYYRLNYIRNAVKVVIDAYNGSVDYYIADESDPMIQTYRRALPGLFKPLSEMPASLRQHLRYPEDLFRIQSNIWALYHMRDPRVFYMREDQWEIAKQQSPESTVPGGEFQQMEPYYLIMRLPGETREEFLLLIVYTPMNQEKMIAWMCAKCDGEDYGKIVLYRFPKERTIYGPAQIERLLGQVSEIRTQLRLWDQPGSQVVWGHLLVIPIEQSLLYVKPVYLQTTGGGERRIPELKKVIVAYGDQRVMADTLEQGLQRIFGASGVTRTVPTTPTTTTPTAPPPSASTEDVRALVDRLADAIRAAESAQREGNWAEYGRQLERVKTLVQQLQQRTR from the coding sequence GTGAAGACACGTTATCCCTTAACCGTCGAAGGCGAACGTCGCAGGCTGTGGCTCTGGCTGCTGGTGGGTGCGCTGGTGCTGCTGCAGATACTGGTAGTAGCCGTGCGTTTCTACACCGACTGGCTGTGGTTTGCCGAGCTGGGTTACACGGCTCTGTTCGCCCGCATCTGGAGCACGCGGTTGGCGCTGTTCGGCGTCTTCAGCCTGCTGTTTTTTGCGATACTCTACCTGAATCTGCGGCTGGCGTATCGCCTCAGCATGGGCATGGATGAAGAGTGGGAGGAGAGGTTACGCATTCGGCTGGGCATCGCAGTTCCTCGCACCTCTCAACCCTTTATCTTCTGGGCAGTACTGTTGCTCGCGTTGCTGGTGGGCAGTCAGAGCGCGTCGCACTGGGAGCAGTGGCTGTTGTTCCGATACGCCCAGCCTTTTGGCGTGCGCGACCCGCTGTTCGGACACGACGTCGCCTTTTACATGTTCCGCTTGCCCTTCTGGCGGTATTTGCATACGTGGTTTACCTTTGTGCTTATTGCCACGCTGCTGATAACGACTGCCTACTACTACATCAATCGCGGCTTCGAGGTTTTCGGCACGCTGACTGCCTTCTCGCCAGGTGTCAAACCGCACCTGTTTCTGCTGGCAGCGGCGTGTCTGGTACTGTGGGGTGTGGGCTACTGGTTAGACCGCTACGATGTGTTGTTCATTCCGAACCGCATCTTCACCGGCGCGGGTTATGTGGAAACCACTGTTCGCCTGCCGGGGTTGTATCTGCTGCTGGCGATTAGTTTGCTCACCGCTGGCTCGCTGGTGTGGAACATTCGGGGAGGTCGTTTACTTCGCCTCCCGCTGATGATGCTGGCAACGCTGGTGGGCGCATCGGTGCTGGTGCACGCGGTGATACCCGCTGCAGTGCAAAACGCCATCGTCAACCCCAACGAGTGGGGCTTGCAAAAACCTTACATTGAACGGCACCTCACCGCTACCCGACAGGCGTTCGGGCTGGACAACGTGGAAGAGCGCACCTTCGAGGCGAACACGAATCTGACCGTCGCCGACCTGCAGCGCAATAACCAGACGCTGTCCAATGTACGCATCTGGGACTATCAGCCCCTCCAGATGATTTTCAACTCCCTGCAGTCGTTCAAGCAGTACTACAAGTTCAACGATGTGGACGTCGACCGCTACACCTTGGGCAACGAATACCGTCAGGTGATGGTGGCAGCGCGCGAGCTGTCGCAACCCGATTTGCCAGCCTCCTCCAAAACGTGGCAGAACCTGCGCCTGCAGTACACACACGGTTACGGTGTGGTCATGACCGCCGTGAACACCGCCACGGCGCAGGGACAGCCGGAATATCTGGTGCGCGATATTCCGCCCCAAAGCAAGGTGCCCCTGCGGCTGGAGCGACCCGAAATCTATTACGGCGAAGTGACAGATAACCCAGTGATTGTGGACTCGAAGTTGGAGGAGTTTGACTACCCCACTCTTCAGAGCGGCGTGGAGGGCGAGAACCAGTACACACGCTATCAGGGAACCGGGGGTATTCCCATCGGCAGAAATCTGCTGGCGAAACTGGCTTACGCCTTTCGGATGGGAGATAGCTATCTGCTACTTTCCGGTGACCTCACACCGAACAGCCGCCTGCTATTCCGGCGCAACATCCGTGAGCGCATGCAGGCGATTACTCCCTTCCTGATGCACGACCGCGACCCCTACATCGTGGTAGCCGACGGCAAGCTGTGGTGGATATGTGACGCCTACACCGTCAGCGACCGCTATCCCTATGCCAAAACATTAGACATTGCGCTGGATGCCTTCCGCTACTATCGCCTGAACTACATCCGCAACGCGGTCAAGGTGGTGATTGATGCTTATAACGGCTCGGTGGATTACTACATCGCCGATGAGAGCGACCCGATGATTCAAACCTATCGCCGCGCCCTGCCCGGCTTGTTCAAACCGCTCTCGGAGATGCCCGCCAGCCTGCGCCAGCACCTGCGCTATCCCGAAGACCTGTTCCGCATCCAGAGCAACATCTGGGCGCTGTATCACATGCGTGACCCGCGCGTGTTCTACATGCGTGAAGACCAGTGGGAGATTGCCAAACAGCAGTCACCGGAAAGCACCGTGCCGGGCGGCGAGTTCCAGCAGATGGAACCCTACTATCTTATCATGCGCCTGCCAGGCGAGACGCGGGAAGAGTTCCTGCTGCTCATCGTGTACACGCCGATGAATCAGGAGAAGATGATAGCGTGGATGTGCGCCAAGTGCGACGGCGAGGACTACGGTAAAATCGTGCTTTACCGCTTCCCGAAGGAGCGCACCATTTACGGACCCGCACAGATAGAACGCCTGCTGGGTCAGGTCTCTGAAATCCGCACGCAACTGCGCCTGTGGGACCAGCCCGGCTCGCAGGTGGTGTGGGGACACCTGCTGGTGATACCCATCGAGCAATCGCTACTTTATGTGAAGCCGGTTTATCTTCAGACCACCGGCGGCGGAGAACGACGCATCCCTGAGCTGAAGAAGGTCATCGTCGCGTACGGCGACCAGCGGGTGATGGCGGACACCCTAGAACAGGGCTTGCAGAGAATCTTCGGTGCATCGGGGGTCACACGAACCGTCCCGACCACGCCGACAACGACCACACCAACCGCGCCTCCACCCTCGGCATCCACAGAGGACGTGCGCGCGCTGGTAGACCGCCTTGCCGATGCCATTCGAGCTGCCGAGAGCGCACAACGCGAAGGCAACTGGGCAGAATACGGCAGACAGCTGGAGCGGGTAAAGACGCTCGTTCAGCAGCTGCAGCAACGGACACGATAG
- a CDS encoding thymidine phosphorylase yields MLRVPEIIQKKRDGGELSREELEKLVLGGLRGEVPDYQVAAWLMAVYFRGMTPPETTTLTSILQHSGQQLHLPPLGKPVLDKHSTGGVGDKTTLVVVPLLAACGVVVPKMSGRGLGFTGGTVDKLESIPGFRTDFCADEIRRLVEEVGACLVGQSPDLVPADKYLYALRDVTATVDCIPLIAASVMSKKLAGGAEYILLDVKTGSGAFMPRLPDALELARTLVEIGRMAGRRTLALVTDMSQPLGEAIGNALEVAEAIQVLQRRAGAASARFEILCIELAAHALLLVGAETHLSEARRRALECLDSGSALQMFRRIVQVQGGDISVLDDPSLLPQAPVRLPVYVTEAGYIHAIHARRVGLLAVRLGAGRSRKEDTVDHAVGIRVLRHVGDHVEPSLPVAEVHARSEEQAEEIAGELRSCFTVGQGAPRFQPLVYAVV; encoded by the coding sequence ATGCTTCGAGTTCCTGAAATCATCCAGAAGAAACGAGACGGCGGAGAATTGAGCCGGGAAGAGCTGGAAAAGCTCGTGCTGGGTGGTCTGCGAGGTGAAGTGCCCGACTATCAGGTGGCAGCGTGGCTGATGGCTGTGTACTTTCGCGGGATGACCCCACCCGAGACGACCACGCTGACATCTATCCTGCAGCACTCCGGCCAGCAGCTGCATCTGCCTCCTCTGGGAAAGCCGGTGCTGGATAAACACTCGACCGGCGGGGTAGGGGACAAGACGACCCTGGTAGTTGTTCCTTTGCTGGCGGCGTGCGGAGTGGTAGTGCCGAAGATGTCCGGGCGGGGGTTAGGTTTCACGGGTGGCACGGTCGACAAGCTGGAATCCATCCCCGGCTTCCGCACCGACTTCTGTGCAGACGAGATTCGCCGTCTGGTGGAAGAGGTTGGAGCCTGCCTGGTCGGTCAGTCGCCCGACCTCGTGCCGGCGGATAAGTATCTTTATGCATTGCGCGACGTGACCGCCACAGTGGATTGCATCCCGCTGATAGCAGCCAGTGTGATGAGCAAGAAGCTGGCAGGGGGCGCGGAGTACATCTTGCTGGATGTGAAGACAGGCTCAGGCGCATTTATGCCTCGCCTGCCGGATGCGCTGGAACTGGCGCGTACGCTGGTGGAGATTGGCAGGATGGCTGGGAGGCGGACGCTGGCTCTGGTGACAGATATGAGCCAGCCGCTGGGAGAAGCGATAGGCAATGCGCTGGAGGTCGCGGAGGCAATACAGGTCTTGCAGCGCAGGGCTGGTGCTGCCTCGGCGCGTTTCGAAATCCTGTGCATCGAGCTGGCTGCGCACGCCCTGTTGCTGGTTGGGGCGGAAACGCACCTGAGCGAGGCGCGACGGCGCGCACTGGAGTGTCTCGACAGCGGCAGCGCACTGCAGATGTTCCGCCGAATCGTCCAGGTGCAGGGCGGTGACATCAGCGTGCTGGACGACCCTTCCCTGTTGCCACAAGCACCTGTCAGGTTACCGGTGTACGTGACCGAGGCGGGATACATCCACGCAATCCACGCGCGTCGGGTGGGACTGCTGGCGGTGCGCCTGGGGGCAGGGCGCAGCCGTAAAGAGGACACCGTAGACCACGCGGTCGGCATCCGCGTACTGCGCCATGTGGGCGACCACGTGGAGCCTTCTCTGCCCGTCGCCGAGGTGCACGCACGAAGCGAAGAACAGGCTGAGGAGATTGCCGGGGAATTACGGAGCTGCTTCACGGTAGGGCAAGGCGCACCACGCTTTCAACCGCTGGTGTACGCCGTGGTGTGA
- the gltX gene encoding glutamate--tRNA ligase, producing METKTVRVRFAPSPTGSPHIGNIRTALFTWLFARKHGGVFILRIEDTDRARYVEGSVQEIMDSLRWLGLDWDEGPYFQSHRLPLYREVAEKLVETGHAYRCYCTPERLEELRRQQEAAKQPTGYDRKCRYLSDEERKELEAQGLPHVIRFAMPLEGETVFHDEIRGEIRFENALIDDFVMLKSDGYPTYHLASVTDDHDMGITHVIRGEEWISSTPRHVQIYRALGWELPKFAHLPMILGTDRKKLSKRHGSVQFVEYIQQGYLPEAMLNFLALLGWSADEDRELYSREELIERFDLSGVQENPAIFDGQKLLWMNGVYIRRKPMEELTRLCLPYLQEAGLMPQNPSPEEVTYAQRVIALEAERMKLLSEVVPLTEYFFRDTLEYEEKGVRKWFTQPYVPQMLEMLIERYSTLEPFDVPHIEAATRAIAEELGVSAAQVIHPTRVAVSGRTVGPGLFEMIEVMGKQRVLHRLRAAQEMVRREEQNSPH from the coding sequence ATGGAGACGAAGACCGTGCGCGTGCGGTTTGCACCCAGTCCCACGGGGTCGCCGCACATCGGCAACATCCGCACCGCGCTGTTCACATGGCTTTTCGCACGAAAGCACGGGGGCGTGTTTATCCTGCGTATCGAGGATACCGACCGCGCCCGCTACGTAGAAGGTTCGGTGCAGGAGATTATGGATAGCCTGCGCTGGCTGGGGCTGGATTGGGACGAAGGTCCCTACTTCCAGTCGCATCGGTTGCCGCTATACCGCGAGGTCGCGGAAAAGCTGGTGGAGACAGGACACGCCTACCGCTGTTACTGCACCCCCGAGCGGCTGGAGGAGCTGCGTCGCCAGCAGGAAGCCGCCAAACAGCCCACCGGTTACGACCGCAAATGCCGCTACCTGTCCGATGAGGAGCGGAAAGAGCTGGAAGCGCAGGGTCTTCCTCACGTTATCCGCTTCGCGATGCCGCTGGAGGGCGAGACAGTCTTCCACGACGAAATCCGCGGCGAAATCCGCTTCGAGAACGCGCTGATAGACGACTTTGTGATGCTGAAATCCGACGGCTATCCTACCTATCACCTTGCCAGCGTCACCGATGACCACGACATGGGCATCACGCACGTCATTCGCGGCGAGGAGTGGATTTCCAGCACCCCGCGCCACGTGCAGATATACCGCGCGCTTGGCTGGGAGCTGCCGAAGTTCGCTCATCTGCCCATGATTCTGGGTACGGACCGCAAAAAGCTCTCCAAACGACATGGTTCGGTGCAGTTTGTGGAGTACATCCAGCAGGGTTACCTGCCAGAGGCGATGTTGAACTTTCTCGCACTGCTGGGCTGGAGCGCAGACGAAGACCGCGAGCTCTACTCGCGGGAGGAGCTGATCGAGCGATTTGACCTGTCGGGCGTGCAGGAAAACCCCGCCATCTTCGACGGGCAGAAGCTGTTGTGGATGAACGGCGTGTATATCCGCCGCAAGCCCATGGAGGAGCTAACCCGGCTGTGTTTGCCCTACTTGCAAGAAGCGGGGCTTATGCCGCAAAACCCTTCCCCAGAAGAGGTGACTTACGCCCAGCGGGTCATCGCGCTGGAAGCAGAGCGGATGAAACTGCTTTCTGAGGTGGTGCCGCTTACCGAGTACTTCTTCCGCGATACACTGGAGTACGAAGAGAAGGGCGTGCGCAAGTGGTTCACGCAGCCGTATGTGCCGCAGATGCTGGAGATGCTTATCGAGCGATACAGCACACTGGAACCGTTCGACGTGCCGCACATCGAGGCAGCGACGCGCGCTATTGCGGAGGAGCTGGGCGTGAGTGCGGCGCAGGTCATCCATCCGACCCGGGTGGCAGTCAGCGGACGCACCGTCGGACCCGGCTTGTTCGAGATGATCGAGGTGATGGGCAAACAGCGTGTGCTGCATCGGCTTCGCGCGGCGCAGGAGATGGTTCGGCGCGAGGAACAGAATAGCCCGCATTAG